The genomic window GGTGTGCGCGGTTGCCGCGGCCGACTGCAACAGTTCCTCGATGGTCGCGCCGAGTGCAGAAGTGGCCGCAAAGACGGTCGCCGCAGACACGGCCCGCTCCGTCACGCCGGCCTCACCCTCGAGTCCGGGATCGATGTGTTCGCTGACCGCGGGTCGTTCCGGCAATCCGCGGTAGGCGGCGCGGTACGCCTCGAGTGCCGCCGCCGTACCGGCGTCGGACGCGAGCCACTGGACCCACTCGTGAACACTGGTGCGCTCCGGGGGAAGCGAGAAGTGTGGATCAGCCGCGTGTGCAAGCGCTTCGAGAAGATCACCCGCGACGATCTGGAGAGACACGACGTCCATGACGAAGTGGTGGGCGAGAACGATCACGCTGGTGCGCCCGGTCTCCATGTCACGAACGAAGCCGAAACCGATCGGCGTGCCGTTGTCCATCCCCACTCGCGTCGACAACGTGTTGAAGACCCTCGTGCACGCCCTCTCCGTCTCCGCGGCATTGGTGTCGAAGAAGTAGACAACCGGGCATGTGTCCGAGAGGACGAACTCGCGCACTGCGTCTTTCTCGTCCAGACGGACACGCAGCATCGGGTGAACGTCGAGAACGCTCCGCACTGCCTTGTCGGTGACCGCGCTGTCCGGAAGACCGTCGAGTTCGAACCGCACAGCCATGTTCCACGTCGACACCGGAGTCTGCGAGACCCGCTCGCGGAACCAGTGCACGGCTGGAGGGAGCAGACGAGAACGTTCCGGTTGCGAACCGTCGGATACCACCGAGGGGTCGACGGTGGCAGTGGCAACGAGTTGGTCGATCGTCCCGTCGGCGAGCGCTACCTGTACGTCGAGCACCACACCGCTTCGACGCACGATCGCCGAGAGCTCCAGTGCCCGAAGCGAATCTCCGCCGGCCGAGACGAATCCTGTCGAGCGATCGATGTCGCCGAGCACGTCACGCATCGCCGCCGACACGATACCGTCGACGTCTGCGGCGTCTCCCGGGTCGCCCTCGGACTCGTTCACGGCCGCGACGGCGGTGCGCAGTGCGTCGTCGTCGACCTTCCCGGTACGGGTCAGCGGCAACTCCGACACCACATGCACACGTGAGGGCATGAGGTGTACGGGAAGAACCCGTCCCATCGCGGCGCGAACTGTGTGCGCGTCGAGGCCGGAACCGTCCGTCACCACCGCGCACTCGAGCCGCGCTGCGACGTGTGCGCTCGGTGCGATGAGCACTGCCCGTGCGCGGGCAACACCGTCGACGGCTACTGCCGCGCTTTCGATCTCGGCCGGATCGACACGGTAGCCACGGACCTTGACCTGTCGATCGGCACGGCCGGCGAACACGATCTCGCCGTCTGCGCGCCGAAAGCCGAGGTCAGCGGTGCGGTACATCCTTTTTCCCGGCGCGTCGGGATCGGGTCGGAACGCATCGGCAGTTGCGCGCGCATCGCCGATGTATCCGGTGGCGAGAATGCCTGTCAGCCAGATCTCACCGAGAACACCGTCCGCAACGGGTAGAAGGTCGGGTCCGAGAAGCACTGCGCCGCGGCCTGATTGCGGAGATCCGATCGGCAGCGGGTCGGTGTCGCCCGACGTGACCCTGTGGGTCAGGGCGGTCACGACGGCTTCGGTCGGTCCGTACGCGTTCCACAACGTCACCTCGCCGTCGACCGTCGTGGCCCAGGCGGGCAACGCCTCGCCTCCGACGACGACGGTACGGATGGACGCAGGGAGCGCTCGGCCGAAGAACTGGGTCCAGTACCCCGTCGGCGGATTGAACACGGTGACGTCGTGTTCGGACAGGAATGTCGCAAGATCGGCCGGATCGACGATGTCCTTGGGCCGGCTCACGGCGGTTGCACCGACTACGAGTGCGCCGAAGAGTTGTTCCAGTGACGCGTCGAACGCCACCGACCCGAACACGAGCACGGAATCCGAGGAGTCGTAGCCGAACCGGGCACAGATCCCGTCGAGGTGCGCCGCAAGCGCATCCTGGCTCACCGCAATTGCTTTGGGTTCCCCGGTCGTCCCCGAGGTGAAGATCAGGTACGCCAGATCCGACAACGACATCGCAGCGCGGAGCGAGGCAGCACCGGCGGGCGGGAGGGCGGAATCGGTTCGAACTGGCTCGTGTCCTTGGTCGAGCGTCCAGTGCGCACCCGACCTGGCGAGCATGATGTCGGCGCGCCGGGGTGGCAGGTCGTCGTCGATCAGAATCCATGCTGCACCGACGGTCAGGACTGCCAGCAGAAGTGGAGCGAGCGCTGCATCCGCGGTTGAACGGATCGCGACGACATGGCCGGGCGCGACTCCGGCGTCGTGCAGGCCCCGGGCCAGATCACCGCGTGCGGAATCGAGTTCGGCGTACGTCGTCGTGGTGCCCGCATGGACCAGTGCGGGGCGTAGCGGGGTGAGGCGGGCGTGATCGGCGATCCGCTCGACGACCGGGCGGGGCCGGGCCCGAACGGTCGGTGCATGGACTTCGGGGCGCGAGAACATCTCCTCGACCGAGATGTCGGCTCGTGCCGTCGCCAAGGTCGTCAGGATCGATCGAACACCGTTCGCCAGTGCGTCCGCGGCGGCGCTGGGGACGCGGGCTGTGTCCACGTGCAGGTGGCACACACGTGCAGGCCACTGTCGGTACTGCAGTACCAGTGGAAATTCGGTTTGTTCGACGAGGTCCACGGCCGCCGTCTCGATACCGTCGCCGAAGGACAGAACCGAAGGGTCCATCGGGTAGTTCTCCACGACCACGAGGGTCTCCGGAGTCCATCCCGTGGCGATCGGTCCGTCGATCGCGCTTGCGACCTGCCCGGCGACATGGGCCCCGAGGTCGGCGATCGTCGTGCCGGAGGACCATGTGGCAGCGATCGGGTCGATGCGGACGAACATGCCGACGGCCGACTCCATGCCGGGGGTACCGATGTCTCGTCCACTGCTGACCATGCCGTGTTCGACGGTGCGCGTGCCGAATGCCCGAGCGAGCGCGAGGGACCAGACCATGTTGACCAGCGCGGCGGTGGTGACGCCGTACCGGTCCGCGAGGAGGTCGATGTCCACGAGCATCTCGATCGTGTGTGTCCGAGCAGCGCCGACGGCCTCCGCCTCGGCAGGATGCGGCAACCGGTCCAACAACGGCGAAGCTGCGCTGCGATGTACGACGGTGTCCGCGACGGGGAGTTCTGCGAACCCGTGTTGGGGCTGCAGGGTGTTCTCACCCCGGTACGCGGCGGCGAGGGTACCGAGCACGATCGGGAGCGACCACCCGTCGGCGACTGCGTGGTGGTGGGTCCACAGAATACGAATCCCCGCGGCGCCCGGTGCGATGAGCACGCGGGAAAGCGTGTCGTCGTCCAGCGAGAATCCGCGACTGCGATCGTCGGCGAGTTCGCTCGCCCAGTCGACCGAATGCTCACGTACGACAATCGGCACAGCCTCGGTCCGGCCGGTCTCGAGGACTTCGTAGGGCGGAGTGGAGGAGCGCGCGCCGAGAATCGGGAACGTGGTGAACACAGTTCGCCACGCCGCGGCGAGCCGTACCGCATCCACGTCGCCGACGAGATCGAGAACAAGCTGCTCGACGTAGACACCGGACGACGGAGCTCGAGAGGTCTGCAACAGCATCGCGCGCTGCGCCCGGGTCGTCGGCCTGGAGTCGCCGAGTCGGGCCGACTTCGCGCGCGTCGGCACGGAGCGGTGATCGACAGCGGGGTCGAGTTCGGACAGCGGCGTCGGCGTCAGCAAATCGCGCGGCGACAGTGTCAATCCACGCCGGTGCAGGTACCCCACCACGCGCATTGCCGCGATGGAGTCACCTCCGTGGTCGAGGAACGAGCGTGCAGCATCGACTGTGGTGGACAGCGCGTGGCGGACCGCGTCGACCACGACTGCGGTGGCGGGGGCTCGTTCGTCGCCGAGGGTCGGAGCGGTCTCGAATTCGGTGAGGGGTTCCGTTGCGGCAAGTTGCTCTGCCACGGCGCGACGATCGATCTTGCCGTTGACGTTTCGGGGTATCTCGGGGACCGACACGATGTTCCGCGGGGCAAGGTGCGCGGGGACCTCGGCGCGGATGCGGACCAGTAGCGCATCCACGTCGAGTCCGGCGAACGTGTCCTCGACCACCGCAACGACGAGGTCGCGTCGACCGCCGGGCCCAGCGACTGCCCCTGCGACACAGCTGATATCGCAGATACGGCGAACAAGTGCCTCGACCTCGCGCGGTTCGACGCGAAAGCCGGAAATCTTCAACTGCTCGTCGACGCGCCCGTCGAACAGCAGGCGTCCGTCCGCGGTTACCCGCACGCGATCGCCGGTCGCGTACACGCGGCCGCCGTCACTGGACGAGGCGTCGGGCCTGAACTTGTCGGCCGTTGTCCGTGGGTCACCGTCGTAGCCGTAGGCCAAGGTGCCCGAAACGTGCAGTTCACCAGCGGTTCCCGGCGCAACCAGCTGCCCGGTCTCGTCGACCACACGAACGCCGATACCCGGTATCGCGCGCCCGATGGTCACGGGACCGTCGATGCTCGTGTGATCTGCCGTCGACCACACGGCCGATTCCGATGGTCCGTACTCGTTGGTCAGCGCGGCACTGGGCAGTTCGGTGTGGTGGCGGCGAACCAGAGCCTCGGTGCATTCCTCGCCCGCCACTATCACCTGCGCGAGCGACCGAAGGCGATCCGCTTCGTCGAGCAATGCGTCGTGGAGTGACGGAATCGCAAGCAGGTGCGTGACGGCGCGGGTCTCGATTACCTCGGCCAGTTCCGACGTCGACCGCGGCTGACCCATGTCGATCAGAACGAGCTCCCCGCCTCGCGCGAGTGTCCAGAACAGCCCGGCGTACGCACTGTCGAACGACAGCGAGGACAAGTGCAGGAAACGCTGCGGCTCGGCCGAGTACACGGTGTCTCGTGCCGCCGTGGATCGAGCGAGTTCGTCGCGTCCGACCAGAACACGCTTGGGCCTGCCGGTCGATCCCGACGTGTACACCGCGTACGCGGCACGCAGGGGCGGTGCGGCGTCGGGCACTGGTGCGCCGACCTCACCGGACGCTGCAGAGTGTTCGACCACGAGGCCGCGGAACGACTCGGGCACTGCGGCCACGGTCGTAGGATGTACCACCACGCCGGCCACGCCCTCGAGCATCAGACTGCGACGCGCAGGCGGGTAGGAAGGGTCGACGACGACGAACGAGTTGCCCGACAACATGATTCCTACGACCGCTGCGATCGCGTCGGCATTCTTCGGCATCACCACTGCGATCAGCTCGCCGCGGCGTCCACGCAGAGTGCGCGCGAGTGCGCCTGCGGAGCACCACAGTTCGCCGTAGCTCGTCGACGATGCCTCGGTCGACACCGCCGCATCGCCTGGCCGGTCGCGGGCAACCTCACCGATCCGTGCGACGACGTCATCAGCACGCTGCATTCCCGGCGAAGCCGAGCGGGATGCGGGGTGCGTCCAACCCGATCCGCCGACGCCGGGGGCCACGAAATCGACTGTGCCAGTGTGGGCCAGGTTTCTCAGATCTTCGCAGATGTGTTCGGCGACGAGCGTTGCCGCTACGCGCATGTGGGGGCCGAAATGCACTGCGCACACGTATCGGCCGTGGACAAGGCCCGCCTGGAAGCGGAGGTCGAACTGGCCTGTTTGGGACGGAACGGGGTACGGGGTGCCGATGTACCCCGACATGTCCAACTCCCAGTCGTCCCCGAGGACGAACGCGGTACCGAAACCCAGATGAGACGGCTCGTACAAGAATGTGGTCCTGGTCAGACTCGACGGATCGTCCGAGAACTTGGCGATCTCCGACAAGGGCAGACGACCATGACGTTTCGCTCCTGCGAGCGCCCCTCCGGCCCGCAGAATGTCCTCGTCGAAACGTCCGCCGACCTCCGCGCGAACCACAGCCAACTGAGTGAAACTGCCAAGTGTGGTCGAGTGCCGCTCGTCGCGGTGCAGAACGGGCAAACCGACGGCGAGGTCGCCATGTCCGTCGCCGCCCACCGCAGCGAGCGCGCGCAAGTAGGCCGCCAGAAACACCGATGCCGGCGACACCCCCGCAGCGCGGGCGTGTGATCGGAGCGCCGCCGCGGCGCCTGGATCCGTCTCGAATCTGACGTAGGGCTCGAGCGGATCGAGGCCCGGACCGTTCGACACAGGCAGTCCGGCAAGAGGATCACGCGAATGACCAGCCAACAACTCTCGCCAGTAGGAACGATCCACGTCGGCGTCCGCCGAGAGCAGATAGTGCTGCTCTGCGTCGACGAACTCGTCGAAATCTGCTCCGGGAGTGATCAATCCACCCAGCTCACCATGCTCCGCCCGGCGAAGATGCGCGAAGTACTCGTTCAGGATCATGGGTGCACTCGCTACATCGATGAGGACGTGGTGAGCGACGAGCGCAACGACCGACCTGCGGCCATCGGTACGGACCGCGGCTCGAACCAGTGGGCCGGCGAACAGATCGAACGGCTGTGTGACCACACGAGCGAGCTCGGCGCGCACGTGCCGGTCGCCGACATCGGTCACCGCAGTCACGTCCACCGACACGTTGCCTTCGGCGGTGTCGAATCGAAAACCGTCGTCGTGACCGATGATTCGGCTCGTCAGAACCGGATGCCGATGCAGCGCGTCCAACCATGCCTGCCGATGCATCGACACCGACGCCTCGCTCGTCACGATCATCGACGCCACCACATTGTTTCCGACCGTCGCGGGTGCCGCGATCTGGTCGAACAACATCGCCGACTGTGCGGCGGTCAATCGCTTCATCTCGTCGGTACTCCCCTGTGGGCAGGCGTCATCGCCGCACGAGCGTGACGCGCGTTGTCTTCGGACGGCTTCTTCGGTGTCGAGGCGGGTCAGGCCTTGGTCTCACCCTCCGCGGGAGACGCAGGACGGGATTCGGGACTGTGCGCGTGCGGTGCTCGGTCGCCGTTGCTGCGACCGCGTACGAGCACAACCAGTGCCACGACGACGACCACCACGATGATCGCGATGAACGCCATCCATCCGAGTGCCAACCACACGTAGTCCGTGTTCACGAGCATTCCACCTTCATGATCTGTTGCGGTTCAGCGGCATGCTGTAAGGCCGCCGAGGTTCCGATTCCGTCGATTGCGGTGTTGCACTTCAAAAGTTAGAGACGAAACCGAGCGTTGCCAATGAGAATGCGGCCAAGGTGCAACGCCCACTACGACCAAAGTTGTAGTGGCATACGACCCTCGCGCCATAGACGTACGACCGTCGGGCAGCAACGATCGAATCATGGTCACCACACACGGGGTTGTCCGCTCGATCGACGACGAGACAGAGGTACCCCGCCGCGGCACCCTGTTGGTACGGACAGCCATCGGACTCGCGTGGGCCGAGGCACGACCGTCGGTTCAGATCATCTTCCAGCTGCGCATCCTTGCAGTGGTCGCAGTGGCGTCGCTCGACCCGCGGGCCGTGCCGGACCTTGTCGGCGTCGCGATCTGCTGCGCCGGCTGGCTGTGCGTCACGTGGTCCATCTACCTCCTCAACGGGATCACCGACCGCGCGGGGGATCGCCTCAACGGTGGAACGCGACCCATCGCCTCCGGAGCCCTCGGCGTCGACACCGCCCGCGTGCTCGTCGTCGTTCTATCCTCCACCGGGCTGAGCCTGTGCCTGGTGGGCGACGAGCTCACGTTCGTTGCCGCAGCCACCATGCTGATTCTCGGGTATCTCTATTCCGCCGGCCCGGCACCACTCAAACGCAGCGTCTGGGGCGTGCAGGTGTCCGTGATCGGAGGCGGCCTGCTGACCTACTCGGCGGCCGTCGCGGCTGCAGACCTCACCTTCTCGGCGGCCGGTGTGCTGTTCGCGACCGCCTTGTCCGCATGGATGGGTGTCGGGGGAATTTCGAAAGACGTCTCGGACGTCGAGGGTGATCGCAGGATGGGTCGACGCACGCTGGCGATGTGGAGCGAACGTGGATCGCTCCACGTCGCAGCCGCCGCCGCGATGGTTGTCTCGATCGGCTTCTCCATCGGCGTGCTGACCGAAGCGCCCGAGCTGATCGTGCCTGCTCTGATGCTCGTGGTCGGTGCGTGCGCGTTCGTTCGGTGCGCCCTCGTCCCGGGGTTGTCGTCGCGCAACCCGCGCACCGCCTATCGCACGTTCATGCTCACCCAGTACGGCACGCACGTTGCGGCGATCTGCATTTCGGTGTGACGATCCCCGCACGGTGAACTCGAACCCAACAGTCGGTTAACTTCTACACCCCGCTCGGCACGCTGACGGGGCTCTTTTCGCTTCTTGGACACCTACCGGTCTGTATTTGCGGCTAGCATGGCGCGACCAGGATCGCTCGGCGTGGAGCCTCGCGTACCACGACGAGAGATCGACAGCAGGTATCCGAGGGTGGGGGCAGAACACAGGTGAACGTCGATTCCAATCGACTGATCGAGCGTGCGACAGCGGCCTATACGGTCCTTCTCGATCGCTCGGCAAGCCCGGCCCTGACAGATCCTGCGATGCAAGAACAACTTGTTCACCAGGCCGATGCTGTCGTGCGAACGGTAGCGACGTCGTTTCTGGCACCGGCGAGCGGCGCGCCCATAGGGCCACCAATGGATCCCAGCACAGACCTCGGAGAACAACGTGCGCGCTCGGGCGTCCACCCGACCCAATCGCTCCACGCGGCATCGCTGATGTTCGAGGCGCTGTTCCCCATCCTGGTCGAGGCTGTGGACACTGCCGACGGCTCCAGAACCCAGGTCGAACTGGGTATCGCACTCGAGCGTGAAATCCAGGGCAGGCTGGCGGTCGGGTCGATTCCCTACGTCAATCTTCTGTTGACCAAGCTGCTGTCGTCGCAGCAGGACGAGCGCAGTCGCATCGCTCGCGACCTACACGACCGCATCGCCCATGGAATGGGCGCAGCCCTGCAACAGCTGGACCTTTTCGACCACTATCGTTCACGCGATCCGGGCCGTGCCGAGAACCATCTGGCCACCGCACGCGCGTCGATCAAGGCCAGTTTCGACAGCACGAGGCAGGTTTCGGCGGATCTGTGGGTCCGAGTGAGCGAACAGGGCCTGAGCGAGGCACTGGCGTCGTACCTGGACACCACGGTGCCCGAGGGAACCAGCACAGCGGTGACCGTATCGGGAGGTGCGCCGAACCTCCTCGACGAGGTCAAGCAAGAGGTCTACATCTTGCTGCGAGAGGCTGTACGCAACGCCGTCATCCATGCGAAGCCGACATCGGTGACGGTCCAACTCGTCACCGAGGACGATCGGTTTCGGGCCGTCGTCCGAGACGACGGCTGCGGTTTCGACGTGGGGGCGGTGACGGCGATCAAGACGGTCGGAGGCCTCGCATCGATTCGGGAGCGTGCGACCCTTCTCGGCGGGCGCGCCACCATCACGGCAGACCCTGGGGCCGGCACCACCGTCGAATTACTGCTTCCGCTTCACGACGGCTCGGGACGCAGACAATGGTGACGCAGGAGCAGACCGGCCTACGCCCGGCACGCGTCGTGCTGGCCGACGATCACACGCTCTTTCGTGACGGACTCGCCGCCTTGATCGAAACCGATCCTGCGTTCGAGGTCGTGGCTCAGTGCCCTGACGGTGCGAGTGCCATCGAGGTCGTCGCCGACCTGATTCCCGACATTGCCGTGCTCGACATCGAGATGCCGGGACCTGGCGCGCGAGCCGTCGTGACCGCGATCCGCGATCGGGCACCTTCGGTTGCGATCGTCATCCTCTCGATGCATCAGGACTCGGAGATGCTGCGCGACCTGCTCGACGCAGGCGCGTCTGCGTTTCTCGCCAAGACTGTCGCCCGCGATCAGCTGATCGCCGGACTGCATTCCGTCCAGCAGAGCCCGGGTAACATCCTGTTGTCGACGTCGCGCGAATCGATCGGGGTTGCGCTCGCGGAGTCCCCCGAACCGGAGCATCCACTGTCACCGCGCGAGATCGAGGTTCTCGGACTGGTTGCTCAGGCCAGATCGAATCAACAGATCGGACGAGAACTCGGTATCACCGAGTCCACGGTCAAACGGCACCTGACCAACATCTTCGCGAAGTTGGGAGCCGTCTCCCGTGTCGACTGCATCCGAAAAGCCTCGGCGTACGACCTCGCCAAAGATTGGTGACACCAGCCTGTATGGGTAAAGCCACACAGGTACGCTGAACGGAACAATCTGGACAATCGAACGACAAGGCTTCGCATGGCAATCGACTACACCCGCAAGCCGTCGACCCCAGCAGCACCTGTGGTGAGTCTGAGCAAGGTCACGCTGTCCAAGGCAGCGCCGTCTGTCAGCCTGACGAAAGCCGGTGAAAAGCAAGGCGCCATGCGCGTCAACCTGAACTGGTCGACCGGTGCCGCCGCGCCCGCGCCGAAGAAGAAAGGGTTCCTCGCCAAGCTTGCGGCAGCGTCGTACGGAACCGGAGGCGTCGACCTCGACCTGGGGTGCCTGTACGAACTCGCCGACGGTTCGAAGGGCGTCATACAGGCCCTCGGCAACAGCTTCGGTGCGCT from Rhodococcus sp. P1Y includes these protein-coding regions:
- a CDS encoding AMP-binding protein; the protein is MKRLTAAQSAMLFDQIAAPATVGNNVVASMIVTSEASVSMHRQAWLDALHRHPVLTSRIIGHDDGFRFDTAEGNVSVDVTAVTDVGDRHVRAELARVVTQPFDLFAGPLVRAAVRTDGRRSVVALVAHHVLIDVASAPMILNEYFAHLRRAEHGELGGLITPGADFDEFVDAEQHYLLSADADVDRSYWRELLAGHSRDPLAGLPVSNGPGLDPLEPYVRFETDPGAAAALRSHARAAGVSPASVFLAAYLRALAAVGGDGHGDLAVGLPVLHRDERHSTTLGSFTQLAVVRAEVGGRFDEDILRAGGALAGAKRHGRLPLSEIAKFSDDPSSLTRTTFLYEPSHLGFGTAFVLGDDWELDMSGYIGTPYPVPSQTGQFDLRFQAGLVHGRYVCAVHFGPHMRVAATLVAEHICEDLRNLAHTGTVDFVAPGVGGSGWTHPASRSASPGMQRADDVVARIGEVARDRPGDAAVSTEASSTSYGELWCSAGALARTLRGRRGELIAVVMPKNADAIAAVVGIMLSGNSFVVVDPSYPPARRSLMLEGVAGVVVHPTTVAAVPESFRGLVVEHSAASGEVGAPVPDAAPPLRAAYAVYTSGSTGRPKRVLVGRDELARSTAARDTVYSAEPQRFLHLSSLSFDSAYAGLFWTLARGGELVLIDMGQPRSTSELAEVIETRAVTHLLAIPSLHDALLDEADRLRSLAQVIVAGEECTEALVRRHHTELPSAALTNEYGPSESAVWSTADHTSIDGPVTIGRAIPGIGVRVVDETGQLVAPGTAGELHVSGTLAYGYDGDPRTTADKFRPDASSSDGGRVYATGDRVRVTADGRLLFDGRVDEQLKISGFRVEPREVEALVRRICDISCVAGAVAGPGGRRDLVVAVVEDTFAGLDVDALLVRIRAEVPAHLAPRNIVSVPEIPRNVNGKIDRRAVAEQLAATEPLTEFETAPTLGDERAPATAVVVDAVRHALSTTVDAARSFLDHGGDSIAAMRVVGYLHRRGLTLSPRDLLTPTPLSELDPAVDHRSVPTRAKSARLGDSRPTTRAQRAMLLQTSRAPSSGVYVEQLVLDLVGDVDAVRLAAAWRTVFTTFPILGARSSTPPYEVLETGRTEAVPIVVREHSVDWASELADDRSRGFSLDDDTLSRVLIAPGAAGIRILWTHHHAVADGWSLPIVLGTLAAAYRGENTLQPQHGFAELPVADTVVHRSAASPLLDRLPHPAEAEAVGAARTHTIEMLVDIDLLADRYGVTTAALVNMVWSLALARAFGTRTVEHGMVSSGRDIGTPGMESAVGMFVRIDPIAATWSSGTTIADLGAHVAGQVASAIDGPIATGWTPETLVVVENYPMDPSVLSFGDGIETAAVDLVEQTEFPLVLQYRQWPARVCHLHVDTARVPSAAADALANGVRSILTTLATARADISVEEMFSRPEVHAPTVRARPRPVVERIADHARLTPLRPALVHAGTTTTYAELDSARGDLARGLHDAGVAPGHVVAIRSTADAALAPLLLAVLTVGAAWILIDDDLPPRRADIMLARSGAHWTLDQGHEPVRTDSALPPAGAASLRAAMSLSDLAYLIFTSGTTGEPKAIAVSQDALAAHLDGICARFGYDSSDSVLVFGSVAFDASLEQLFGALVVGATAVSRPKDIVDPADLATFLSEHDVTVFNPPTGYWTQFFGRALPASIRTVVVGGEALPAWATTVDGEVTLWNAYGPTEAVVTALTHRVTSGDTDPLPIGSPQSGRGAVLLGPDLLPVADGVLGEIWLTGILATGYIGDARATADAFRPDPDAPGKRMYRTADLGFRRADGEIVFAGRADRQVKVRGYRVDPAEIESAAVAVDGVARARAVLIAPSAHVAARLECAVVTDGSGLDAHTVRAAMGRVLPVHLMPSRVHVVSELPLTRTGKVDDDALRTAVAAVNESEGDPGDAADVDGIVSAAMRDVLGDIDRSTGFVSAGGDSLRALELSAIVRRSGVVLDVQVALADGTIDQLVATATVDPSVVSDGSQPERSRLLPPAVHWFRERVSQTPVSTWNMAVRFELDGLPDSAVTDKAVRSVLDVHPMLRVRLDEKDAVREFVLSDTCPVVYFFDTNAAETERACTRVFNTLSTRVGMDNGTPIGFGFVRDMETGRTSVIVLAHHFVMDVVSLQIVAGDLLEALAHAADPHFSLPPERTSVHEWVQWLASDAGTAAALEAYRAAYRGLPERPAVSEHIDPGLEGEAGVTERAVSAATVFAATSALGATIEELLQSAAATAHTATTGVNPAVLEVETHGRELGADTIDLTRTVGWFTSLSAVPVHADSADAQIAEIRGRRRYLGSAGQLTGTLRYVLGADPSPVLHPEVGVNYVGRLDDERAGSMRAYGSGRLRASGTPRPVAVQIDAWLRGDEFVVSVEHVDAESAEWTADAIVAALNDAGRARPVPVATGVCEVDLRGNTLDDILTAAGGNVEAVAPLTEVQEAMYLRSDSDADAAYVEQIVLALPEGTDAARLRDAVESAGTAIPLLRGVITWEGLADPVLVVPASASVAEVVDRVDAKSEIRAVADGSALFRASITSSTLVLTFHHLVADGWTTRMLVQHIDDRYAGRPVPTRPDRRMLDHMVASAGRERFPSLDRSAAVLLPALNAPVASGTPGNTDLTRVVHPDRARDIRRAAARHGVTLASLAHAGWALLLADGIRRVRFGSIGQRRPTGHDDAPGMYIEARTLDLRVPAGVDISELLTATHRALQSDGGTSPEPGALVTVGTGAMYESAVIVDDVRGTGSAAEFLGRPVQVVSSRERTGLALTVSVLDRGIVDGVEVTLNCDTAHVSKSDGHRILEDYIEILLTLAREQPGDAGPADRTDVPTDPAVESSPRSNR
- a CDS encoding UbiA family prenyltransferase, giving the protein MVTTHGVVRSIDDETEVPRRGTLLVRTAIGLAWAEARPSVQIIFQLRILAVVAVASLDPRAVPDLVGVAICCAGWLCVTWSIYLLNGITDRAGDRLNGGTRPIASGALGVDTARVLVVVLSSTGLSLCLVGDELTFVAAATMLILGYLYSAGPAPLKRSVWGVQVSVIGGGLLTYSAAVAAADLTFSAAGVLFATALSAWMGVGGISKDVSDVEGDRRMGRRTLAMWSERGSLHVAAAAAMVVSIGFSIGVLTEAPELIVPALMLVVGACAFVRCALVPGLSSRNPRTAYRTFMLTQYGTHVAAICISV
- a CDS encoding sensor histidine kinase, whose amino-acid sequence is MDPSTDLGEQRARSGVHPTQSLHAASLMFEALFPILVEAVDTADGSRTQVELGIALEREIQGRLAVGSIPYVNLLLTKLLSSQQDERSRIARDLHDRIAHGMGAALQQLDLFDHYRSRDPGRAENHLATARASIKASFDSTRQVSADLWVRVSEQGLSEALASYLDTTVPEGTSTAVTVSGGAPNLLDEVKQEVYILLREAVRNAVIHAKPTSVTVQLVTEDDRFRAVVRDDGCGFDVGAVTAIKTVGGLASIRERATLLGGRATITADPGAGTTVELLLPLHDGSGRRQW
- a CDS encoding response regulator, with translation MVTQEQTGLRPARVVLADDHTLFRDGLAALIETDPAFEVVAQCPDGASAIEVVADLIPDIAVLDIEMPGPGARAVVTAIRDRAPSVAIVILSMHQDSEMLRDLLDAGASAFLAKTVARDQLIAGLHSVQQSPGNILLSTSRESIGVALAESPEPEHPLSPREIEVLGLVAQARSNQQIGRELGITESTVKRHLTNIFAKLGAVSRVDCIRKASAYDLAKDW